A part of Gemmatimonas groenlandica genomic DNA contains:
- a CDS encoding sensor histidine kinase, whose amino-acid sequence MATSTNPVPDTDALVRFARRVSHDINNFSTVVRTYSELLLSDLPEGDPMHADVAEIHRAADATVRYLQRVTQFSRAGNMRRQPTSVDNGIIDAQALFATEQADRPVHVTLDGGEMQADASWWRDVLLELLRNAHDAAPAGRPIVVRSAMHDTGTIVDIEDEGDGIPDDLRASLTEPFVTSKHGVRGAGIGLAIVAAFVHALGGSIQFDRIDGADGTRTRVRVTLPA is encoded by the coding sequence ATGGCCACCTCCACAAATCCGGTGCCCGATACCGACGCGCTGGTACGCTTTGCCAGGCGGGTCTCGCACGACATCAACAACTTCTCGACCGTCGTTCGGACGTACAGCGAGCTGCTGCTCTCCGATCTCCCCGAGGGCGATCCGATGCACGCCGACGTCGCGGAGATCCATCGGGCGGCCGACGCCACCGTTCGATATCTCCAGCGCGTGACGCAATTTTCACGTGCCGGCAACATGCGACGGCAGCCCACCTCGGTGGACAACGGCATCATCGATGCGCAGGCACTCTTCGCCACCGAGCAGGCCGACCGGCCCGTGCACGTGACACTCGACGGCGGCGAGATGCAGGCCGATGCGAGCTGGTGGCGTGATGTCCTCCTCGAGCTGCTGCGCAACGCGCACGATGCCGCGCCGGCCGGCCGCCCGATCGTCGTGCGGAGCGCCATGCACGACACCGGCACGATCGTCGACATCGAGGACGAGGGCGACGGCATTCCGGACGACCTGCGGGCGAGCCTCACGGAGCCCTTCGTGACGTCCAAACATGGCGTGCGGGGCGCCGGCATCGGGCTGGCGATCGTCGCGGCCTTCGTGCATGCACTTGGGGGCTCGATCCAGTTCGATCGGATCGACGGGGCCGACGGGACGCGCACCCGAGTGCGCGTCACCCTTCCCGCGTAG
- a CDS encoding protein-glutamate methylesterase/protein-glutamine glutaminase — protein sequence MVRVLIVDDSALVRRILSDALSKHDDIEVVGTATDPYVARERIAQLRPDVITLDIEMPRMDGLSFLSKLMRHFPLPVVVVSSLTPQNSETALRALALGAVDVIAKPGSSLAAGDVAEELVRAVRAASHARVVKRIETAEAPPVPGRSAIASLNTTNKIIALGASTGGTQALEHVLRRFPVDAPGTVIVQHMPEHFTLSFAKRLDQVCAMRVQEAKDGDFVVPGLALVAPGGKHLVLQASGARWAVRVKDGPKVHHQRPAVDVLFQSVARSAGRNAVGALLTGMGADGAKGLLAMREAGAYTVAQNEETCVVYGMPREAVKIDAAVDVLPLDRIADALLHAIAVSRV from the coding sequence GTGGTGCGCGTCCTGATCGTGGACGACTCGGCGCTCGTGCGCCGGATTCTGTCCGACGCGCTCTCGAAGCACGACGACATCGAAGTCGTCGGCACGGCGACCGACCCGTACGTCGCGCGCGAGCGCATCGCCCAGTTGCGCCCCGACGTCATCACGCTCGACATCGAAATGCCGCGCATGGACGGGTTGTCGTTCCTGTCCAAGCTGATGCGGCACTTCCCGCTGCCGGTGGTGGTGGTGAGTTCGCTGACCCCGCAGAACAGCGAGACGGCGCTGCGTGCGCTCGCACTCGGCGCGGTGGATGTCATCGCCAAACCTGGTTCGTCGCTCGCCGCGGGCGATGTCGCCGAGGAATTGGTGCGCGCGGTGCGTGCCGCGTCGCATGCGCGCGTCGTGAAACGAATCGAGACCGCCGAAGCGCCACCGGTGCCAGGCCGTTCGGCGATCGCGTCGTTGAATACCACCAACAAGATCATCGCGCTCGGGGCCTCAACCGGCGGCACGCAGGCGCTCGAACACGTGCTTCGACGTTTTCCGGTCGATGCGCCCGGCACGGTGATCGTGCAGCACATGCCGGAACACTTCACCCTGTCGTTCGCGAAGCGACTCGATCAGGTCTGTGCCATGCGCGTGCAGGAAGCGAAGGACGGGGACTTTGTCGTGCCCGGCCTCGCGCTCGTCGCACCGGGCGGCAAGCATCTGGTACTGCAGGCGAGTGGCGCCCGGTGGGCGGTACGCGTAAAGGACGGTCCCAAAGTGCATCACCAGCGACCCGCCGTGGACGTGCTCTTTCAGAGCGTCGCGCGGAGCGCCGGACGCAATGCCGTGGGCGCACTACTGACCGGAATGGGTGCCGACGGCGCCAAGGGCCTCTTAGCCATGCGCGAGGCCGGCGCGTACACCGTCGCCCAGAACGAGGAGACGTGCGTCGTCTACGGCATGCCGCGTGAAGCGGTGAAGATCGATGCGGCGGTGGATGTGCTGCCACTCGACCGCATCGCCGACGCCCTGCTGCACGCCATCGCCGTCAGCCGCGTCTAG
- a CDS encoding chemotaxis protein CheX, whose translation MSSTTVQSLSRATTATFEELALLFPEHELSPEQAAAPLDVAVSVEFRGPLRGRLVLRASSSILSAIAANMLGEDASRQAPLQRDALGEIANVICGNVLPVIAGAEAVFHLSAPQVHEGVDSVSRDDDAPSASIMFGVEDGRAEAVLYVFGEREGAEQVSQGAVSAA comes from the coding sequence ATGTCGAGTACTACGGTCCAGTCTCTGTCACGAGCGACGACAGCGACTTTTGAGGAGCTCGCGCTCCTCTTTCCGGAGCACGAGCTTTCGCCGGAACAGGCCGCGGCCCCACTCGACGTGGCGGTGTCGGTAGAGTTTCGCGGTCCGCTGCGCGGCCGGCTCGTGCTGCGGGCTTCATCCAGCATCCTGTCGGCGATAGCGGCGAACATGCTGGGCGAGGATGCCTCCCGGCAAGCGCCGCTGCAGCGAGACGCGCTGGGGGAAATCGCGAACGTGATTTGTGGTAACGTATTGCCCGTGATTGCGGGTGCCGAAGCCGTGTTTCACCTATCGGCGCCGCAGGTACATGAAGGCGTCGACAGCGTGTCGCGCGATGACGACGCGCCATCGGCGAGCATCATGTTCGGAGTAGAAGACGGTCGCGCCGAAGCGGTGCTCTACGTGTTCGGTGAACGCGAGGGCGCGGAGCAGGTCTCCCAAGGTGCTGTGAGCGCCGCGTGA
- a CDS encoding response regulator, with translation MAFNVLVVDDSAVMRQMVVRTLRMSGLPLGTVLEAGNGEEGLFVLQEQWVDLLLLDINMPVMNGEEMLRRLRATPETASLPVIVVSTEGSETRLAALHELGAAVVRKPFAPETLRDTIIRVTGVTDVEYYGPVSVTSDDSDF, from the coding sequence ATGGCCTTTAACGTTCTCGTGGTCGACGACAGTGCCGTCATGCGGCAGATGGTCGTGCGCACCCTCAGGATGAGTGGTCTTCCGCTGGGTACGGTCCTCGAGGCCGGCAATGGCGAAGAAGGACTGTTCGTCCTCCAGGAACAGTGGGTAGACCTGCTGCTCCTCGATATCAACATGCCGGTGATGAACGGCGAAGAGATGCTACGGCGTCTCCGCGCCACACCGGAAACCGCTTCGCTGCCCGTCATCGTGGTGTCCACGGAAGGCAGCGAGACCCGTCTGGCGGCGCTCCACGAGCTGGGTGCCGCAGTCGTCCGCAAGCCGTTCGCGCCGGAGACCCTGCGCGACACCATCATTCGCGTTACTGGAGTCACCGATGTCGAGTACTACGGTCCAGTCTCTGTCACGAGCGACGACAGCGACTTTTGA
- a CDS encoding chemotaxis protein CheD: protein MGTIAPVRAVDRVVGVADVKVSNTPGERIITYALGSCLGIVVYDPVVSVAGMLHVMLPTGTIDEAKMKDKPAMFVDSGVPLLFKECYKLGAKKERMQVKVAGGAHAGAREEDDRFQIGKRNMIALRKLLWKNGVLVHAHDTGGVQTSRTMWVDVTTGEVTLKINGAESKL from the coding sequence GTGGGTACGATTGCGCCCGTGCGCGCGGTCGATCGAGTCGTAGGTGTGGCCGACGTGAAGGTCTCCAACACGCCAGGCGAGCGAATCATCACCTATGCCCTTGGCAGCTGTCTTGGTATCGTGGTCTATGACCCAGTCGTCTCCGTCGCGGGGATGCTGCACGTCATGTTGCCCACCGGCACCATCGACGAAGCCAAGATGAAGGATAAGCCCGCCATGTTCGTGGATAGTGGCGTGCCACTTCTGTTCAAAGAGTGCTACAAGCTCGGCGCGAAGAAGGAGCGCATGCAGGTGAAGGTGGCCGGCGGCGCGCACGCCGGTGCTCGTGAAGAAGACGACCGCTTTCAGATCGGCAAGCGCAACATGATCGCGCTGCGCAAGCTGCTGTGGAAGAACGGAGTGCTCGTGCACGCGCACGACACCGGGGGAGTCCAGACGTCCCGCACGATGTGGGTGGACGTGACCACAGGCGAGGTCACGCTCAAGATCAACGGCGCCGAAAGTAAGCTCTGA
- a CDS encoding CheR family methyltransferase, with protein sequence MAAPISSSAFFTECEISPAQFARITDVLHEHAGIRMREGKEGLVRARLAKRLRKLNLPDFDAYLDFVEKEPSRREFAEMIDALTTNKTSFLREASHFDYLRDAVFPTLKGPVRIWSAGCSSGEEPYTLAMLANESFSDINTRDVRILATDLSHRVLATAKAATYPAEIMVDVPSAWMQKYWTRTRDPQGREVCEAGKPLRRLVHFAKLNLMERWPMQGPFDAILCRNVMIYFDKATQQQLVERYWALLRPGGHLFVGHSESLTGLTHRFRYVQPAVYVK encoded by the coding sequence ATGGCCGCCCCGATCTCCAGCAGCGCATTCTTCACGGAATGCGAGATTTCGCCCGCGCAGTTCGCGCGAATCACCGACGTGCTCCACGAGCACGCGGGAATCCGCATGCGCGAAGGCAAGGAGGGGCTTGTTCGTGCCCGTCTGGCCAAGCGGCTGCGCAAGCTCAACTTGCCGGACTTCGATGCGTATCTCGACTTCGTCGAGAAGGAGCCGTCGCGCCGCGAGTTCGCCGAGATGATCGATGCGCTCACCACGAACAAGACCAGCTTCCTGCGCGAGGCGTCGCACTTCGACTACCTACGTGACGCGGTCTTCCCGACGCTGAAGGGTCCAGTGCGGATCTGGAGCGCCGGATGTTCGAGTGGTGAAGAGCCGTACACGCTGGCGATGCTCGCCAACGAGAGCTTCAGCGACATCAACACGCGTGACGTGCGCATTCTCGCGACCGACCTCAGTCATCGCGTGCTGGCCACGGCGAAGGCGGCCACCTATCCGGCCGAGATCATGGTCGACGTGCCCTCGGCGTGGATGCAGAAGTACTGGACCCGCACGCGCGACCCGCAGGGCCGAGAGGTGTGCGAGGCGGGCAAGCCGCTCCGGCGGCTGGTCCACTTCGCGAAGCTGAATCTGATGGAACGGTGGCCGATGCAGGGACCGTTCGATGCCATTCTCTGTCGCAATGTCATGATCTATTTCGACAAGGCTACCCAACAGCAGCTCGTCGAGCGCTACTGGGCGCTGCTCCGTCCCGGCGGACACCTCTTCGTCGGACACTCGGAAAGTCTCACGGGCCTCACACACCGGTTCCGGTATGTGCAGCCCGCGGTCTACGTGAAGTAG
- a CDS encoding chemotaxis protein CheW codes for MSTQTESVSTVATQSRAGKYLTFFLAGEEYGLEILKVSEIIGMQPITRVPRMPEFVRGVINLRGKVIPITDLRAKFRMEHDGSEDSCIIVVQMRGIQTGIVVDRVSEVVAIAEADIEDAPSFGAGIRTEFLLGIGKAGGRVKLLLDIDKVLASSEIAALEAAQSHAA; via the coding sequence ATGAGCACGCAGACTGAATCGGTTTCCACCGTCGCCACGCAGTCCCGCGCGGGCAAGTATCTCACCTTCTTTCTCGCCGGCGAAGAATACGGTCTCGAGATTCTGAAGGTGAGCGAGATCATCGGCATGCAGCCGATCACGCGCGTACCCCGCATGCCGGAGTTCGTGCGCGGCGTCATCAATCTGCGCGGCAAGGTCATCCCGATCACGGACCTCCGAGCCAAGTTCCGCATGGAGCACGACGGCAGCGAGGACAGCTGCATCATCGTCGTGCAGATGCGCGGCATCCAGACCGGCATCGTGGTCGATCGCGTGAGTGAAGTGGTCGCGATCGCGGAAGCGGACATCGAGGACGCGCCGAGTTTCGGCGCCGGCATTCGCACGGAATTCCTGCTTGGCATCGGCAAGGCCGGCGGACGTGTGAAGTTGCTGCTTGACATCGACAAGGTGCTCGCCAGCAGCGAGATCGCGGCGCTCGAAGCCGCGCAGTCGCACGCGGCCTGA
- a CDS encoding chemotaxis protein CheA: MSSLNLDDAATLLMQLEATDTADLAMLREALTDLAFENRVPLRAQPFVARAARVLGTIVNGTAPDIPAAFADVSGAIDEAMRASEGSVSPADRIVARAAETAAAAVTASVPVFELDEPEAPHEQKRSLQHHVGVDQLPDDADRDLLPDFITESNECVVNSEAALLQLEEFPDDEEAVNTVFRAFHTVKGTSAFLGLSRIAAFAHEAESLLSRVRDKEIAYTKGCADLSLRSADMLKALLVSVETGLNGDGKLPIPDGYHELLDALAGYDPTRDADGVMLPVVQPLAPTAVRAVSETDDIFPVASTSAAPVASTPAASAAASGNGNKPRVESNADATIRVRTDRLDRLIDMVGELVIAQSMIAGDELFGAGKQHDLLRKVTHAGKIVRELQDLSMSMRMVPLRATFQKLTRVVRDTASKASKTVQFVTDGDDVEIDRNMVDVLGDPLVHMVRNAVDHGVEGPDERVANGKPRLGVVRLHAYHASGNVVVELKDDGRGLHRDKIVKKAIEKGLIDSDKGMTDSDVFNLIFAPGFSTAEQITDISGRGVGMDVVRRNLEKIRGRIDITSAPGKGTTFAIRLPLTLAVTDGMLVRVGDERFIVPLTHIHMSFRPEQSMLSTVVGRGEAVLLRGELLPIIRLHRLFDVHGAVQSPLDGLLMIVGDGDRRTALLVDDLLGQQQVVAKTLGDGLGKVPGVSGGAILGDGRVGLILDVTETVALAQSHEPSPVRRDRQAAA; encoded by the coding sequence GTGTCCTCTCTGAATCTCGATGATGCCGCCACGCTGCTGATGCAGCTGGAAGCAACCGATACCGCCGATCTTGCGATGCTGCGCGAAGCGCTCACCGATCTCGCCTTCGAGAATCGCGTGCCGCTACGTGCGCAGCCGTTCGTCGCCCGCGCGGCGCGCGTGCTCGGCACCATCGTCAATGGAACGGCGCCCGATATTCCGGCCGCGTTCGCCGATGTCAGCGGCGCGATCGACGAAGCGATGCGCGCCAGTGAAGGCAGCGTGTCGCCGGCTGACCGCATCGTGGCGCGCGCCGCCGAGACGGCCGCCGCCGCCGTGACCGCCAGCGTGCCCGTATTCGAGCTCGACGAACCCGAAGCGCCGCACGAACAGAAGCGCTCACTGCAGCACCACGTGGGCGTCGATCAGCTGCCTGACGATGCCGACCGCGACCTGCTCCCCGATTTCATTACGGAGAGCAACGAATGTGTGGTCAACTCGGAAGCCGCGCTGCTGCAACTCGAGGAGTTCCCCGACGACGAGGAAGCGGTCAATACCGTCTTCCGCGCCTTCCATACGGTGAAGGGCACCTCGGCCTTCCTGGGACTCTCCCGCATCGCCGCCTTCGCGCATGAAGCAGAATCCCTGCTGAGTCGCGTGCGCGACAAGGAAATTGCCTACACCAAGGGGTGCGCCGATCTCTCGCTGCGGTCGGCCGACATGCTCAAGGCGCTGCTCGTGTCGGTGGAAACCGGCTTGAACGGCGACGGCAAGCTGCCGATTCCCGACGGTTACCACGAGCTCCTCGACGCGCTCGCCGGCTACGACCCCACGCGCGACGCCGACGGCGTGATGCTGCCGGTGGTCCAGCCGCTCGCGCCGACTGCCGTGCGGGCCGTGTCCGAGACCGACGATATCTTCCCGGTCGCTTCGACGTCGGCCGCCCCGGTCGCCTCGACGCCAGCGGCGTCCGCTGCGGCCAGCGGGAATGGCAACAAGCCGCGCGTGGAGTCGAATGCCGATGCCACGATTCGCGTGCGCACTGATCGACTCGACCGCCTGATCGACATGGTCGGTGAGTTGGTGATCGCGCAATCCATGATTGCCGGTGACGAGCTATTCGGCGCGGGGAAGCAGCATGACCTGCTGCGCAAGGTCACGCACGCCGGCAAGATCGTCCGTGAGTTGCAGGACCTCAGTATGTCCATGCGCATGGTCCCGCTCCGCGCGACGTTCCAGAAGCTCACGCGCGTCGTGCGCGACACGGCCTCGAAGGCGTCCAAGACGGTGCAGTTCGTCACCGATGGCGACGATGTCGAAATCGATCGCAACATGGTGGACGTGCTGGGCGATCCGCTCGTGCACATGGTCCGCAACGCGGTGGACCACGGCGTTGAAGGGCCCGATGAGCGCGTGGCGAACGGTAAGCCGCGTCTGGGCGTGGTGCGTCTGCATGCCTACCACGCCTCGGGCAACGTGGTCGTGGAGCTCAAGGACGACGGCCGCGGCCTGCATCGCGACAAGATCGTCAAGAAGGCGATCGAAAAGGGGCTGATCGACAGCGACAAGGGCATGACGGACAGCGACGTGTTCAACCTGATCTTCGCTCCCGGCTTCTCGACCGCCGAGCAGATCACGGACATCTCGGGACGCGGCGTCGGCATGGACGTCGTGCGGCGAAACCTGGAGAAAATCCGCGGTCGCATCGACATCACGTCGGCGCCGGGCAAGGGCACCACGTTCGCCATCCGCCTGCCGCTGACGCTCGCGGTGACTGATGGTATGCTGGTCCGCGTCGGCGATGAGCGTTTCATCGTGCCGCTTACGCACATCCACATGAGCTTCCGTCCGGAGCAGTCGATGCTCTCGACCGTCGTTGGGCGTGGTGAGGCGGTGCTGCTGCGCGGCGAGCTGCTGCCGATCATCCGACTGCACCGTCTCTTCGATGTGCACGGCGCGGTGCAGTCGCCGCTCGATGGCCTGCTGATGATCGTGGGCGACGGCGATCGCCGGACCGCCCTGCTCGTGGACGATCTGCTCGGTCAGCAGCAAGTGGTGGCCAAGACACTCGGCGACGGCCTCGGCAAGGTCCCGGGCGTGAGCGGTGGCGCGATTCTGGGTGACGGTCGCGTGGGGCTCATCCTCGACGTGACCGAAACCGTGGCGCTGGCGCAGAGCCACGAGCCGTCGCCGGTGCGCCGCGACCGACAGGCCGCCGCCTGA
- a CDS encoding response regulator yields the protein MKFLVVDDSATMRRIVINSLQRIGFNDTVEAGDGQEALAKFDSSIKFVITDWNMPNMSGTEFTKVLRSRDDGRHVPILMVTARSVKEDILTAMEAGVNNYIVKPFTPQVLKEKIDALLPAAAA from the coding sequence ATGAAGTTCCTTGTGGTGGACGATTCCGCGACTATGCGGCGCATCGTAATCAATTCGCTGCAGCGGATCGGCTTCAACGACACCGTCGAAGCCGGCGACGGTCAGGAAGCGTTGGCGAAGTTCGACAGTTCGATCAAGTTCGTGATCACGGACTGGAACATGCCCAACATGAGCGGCACCGAGTTCACGAAAGTGCTGCGGTCGCGTGATGATGGGCGCCATGTGCCCATTCTCATGGTGACGGCGCGCTCCGTGAAGGAAGACATCCTGACGGCAATGGAAGCAGGCGTGAACAACTACATTGTCAAGCCATTCACTCCGCAGGTGCTGAAGGAGAAGATCGACGCGCTCCTCCCGGCAGCCGCGGCCTGA
- a CDS encoding flagellar biosynthesis anti-sigma factor FlgM — protein sequence MRINGSSFDPLRPTPTSSPAVQRPAQEITQSPATKPVKSDSVQISDAGRRLNTEQANALNPERVAELRTKVLTGAYNTLDVVDQVARRILTRGDL from the coding sequence ATGCGAATAAACGGAAGCAGTTTCGATCCACTACGCCCGACGCCGACGAGCAGCCCTGCCGTACAGCGTCCCGCGCAGGAGATCACGCAGTCACCGGCCACCAAGCCGGTGAAGTCGGACTCGGTCCAGATTTCGGACGCGGGTCGTCGCCTGAACACTGAGCAGGCGAACGCCCTGAACCCGGAACGTGTGGCCGAGCTACGCACGAAGGTGCTCACGGGCGCCTACAACACTCTCGATGTCGTGGACCAGGTAGCGCGCCGCATTCTGACGCGCGGCGATCTGTAG
- the fliS gene encoding flagellar export chaperone FliS yields the protein MSYASQSSSYREMEIQSASPERLVVIVFEQLVVNLERARIAMDRKDIELRVTSLRRARGLVGELLATLDFEKGGALANQLADLYQFMLYELVDIGQRGDVATMRKLVNIATALRDGFSSAAGNVGVAKLKTA from the coding sequence ATGTCTTACGCCAGCCAGTCCTCGTCGTATCGCGAAATGGAGATCCAGTCGGCCTCTCCCGAGCGACTCGTCGTAATCGTGTTCGAACAGCTGGTTGTGAACCTGGAGCGCGCCCGGATCGCGATGGACCGCAAGGATATCGAGTTGCGTGTCACGTCGCTGCGCCGCGCGCGCGGCCTGGTTGGCGAGCTGCTGGCCACGCTCGATTTCGAGAAGGGTGGAGCGCTCGCCAATCAGTTGGCCGATTTGTATCAGTTCATGCTCTATGAGCTCGTCGACATCGGGCAGCGCGGTGATGTGGCCACGATGCGCAAGCTCGTGAACATCGCGACGGCGCTCCGAGACGGCTTCTCCTCCGCCGCCGGCAACGTCGGCGTGGCGAAGCTGAAGACCGCGTGA
- the fliD gene encoding flagellar filament capping protein FliD, giving the protein MSSPINISGLSTGIQWGDIVDSTIKAYEARQVTPITDRITKRAAQKTAWTKMQGLVETLNTNARNLRRTGFGGFLATVPPSPSTSRTLLSATASLTATPGRYRVEVLQLADTAKIGGASVADTTAARGLTGSMSINGTSIDIVGTESLADIRTKINDANIGVTAAIVSEGGTAGRLVLTSNTAGASGVTIADGTGGMARELGFIDTRSKPISSASMSAAAALGLAVSPQPASIRVGSTLITADLATESIASIAAKINAAGGAASVESEAYGSETRYRLVVDGNVTAVDGDADSQAVIDALGFAAGTTGSVKQTVQTPVYTDAADAVAGAATSLVGLKFGGSASNLAVGDAINIRGMRGDGTAVTIGLVVGASDTMQTLLDKVNDATTGFGSGSRTATAALGSDGRMRLTDETGGASRLSMSMSVTHADGTTGSLGSASTSVAGRSRELQVGQDAVIRVDGREVTRSTNNITDAIAGVTLSLSTAEPGTEIDVTIDRDVKGTVDSVQKFVDSYNEIRKFFDEQRLGDAPLYADTLLRGVVSTFQEALRTDVSSNPTYNKLTIAGVTLDRNGILTFNQDTFKTALADKPSEIEALFGFSGVGQAFVTATDNATQFGVGTISAQLKNINQNTILLKKREADAQKRIELKREQLVAQFTRMEEAMSRLTSQSSSLLSSVKGLQGNG; this is encoded by the coding sequence ATGTCGAGTCCGATCAACATCAGTGGACTGAGCACCGGCATTCAATGGGGCGATATCGTCGATTCGACGATCAAGGCCTATGAAGCCCGTCAGGTCACACCGATTACCGATCGCATCACGAAGCGCGCGGCACAGAAGACGGCGTGGACCAAGATGCAGGGCCTCGTCGAAACGCTGAACACGAATGCGCGCAATCTGCGACGCACCGGGTTCGGCGGCTTTTTGGCGACCGTCCCGCCCAGTCCGAGCACGTCCCGCACGTTGTTGTCGGCCACGGCCTCGCTCACCGCGACGCCGGGGCGTTATCGCGTTGAGGTGCTGCAACTCGCCGACACGGCGAAGATCGGCGGCGCCTCGGTCGCCGACACCACGGCGGCGCGAGGATTGACCGGATCCATGTCGATTAACGGGACGTCGATCGACATCGTCGGCACCGAGTCGCTCGCGGACATCCGGACGAAGATCAACGACGCCAATATCGGGGTGACGGCGGCCATCGTGAGCGAAGGCGGAACCGCCGGTCGTCTCGTGCTGACCAGCAACACCGCTGGCGCGTCCGGCGTGACCATTGCCGACGGCACCGGTGGCATGGCGCGCGAGCTCGGCTTCATCGACACGCGCAGCAAGCCGATTTCGTCGGCGAGCATGAGCGCGGCGGCGGCACTCGGACTCGCGGTGTCCCCGCAACCGGCCTCCATTCGGGTGGGTAGTACCCTTATCACCGCCGATCTGGCGACCGAGTCGATTGCGTCGATCGCGGCCAAGATCAACGCGGCTGGCGGTGCGGCCTCGGTGGAATCCGAAGCCTACGGTAGCGAGACACGCTATCGCCTGGTCGTCGACGGCAACGTCACGGCGGTCGATGGTGATGCCGACTCGCAGGCGGTCATCGATGCGCTCGGCTTTGCCGCCGGCACCACCGGCAGTGTGAAGCAGACGGTGCAGACGCCCGTGTACACCGACGCGGCCGATGCCGTCGCCGGTGCCGCGACGTCGCTGGTCGGACTCAAGTTCGGAGGTTCCGCGTCCAATTTGGCCGTCGGCGATGCCATCAACATCCGCGGGATGCGCGGCGATGGTACCGCCGTGACGATCGGACTGGTCGTTGGCGCGAGCGATACCATGCAGACGCTGCTCGACAAGGTGAACGACGCCACCACGGGCTTCGGCTCCGGCTCGCGCACGGCCACCGCGGCTCTCGGGAGCGACGGACGCATGCGCCTCACCGACGAAACGGGCGGCGCTTCGCGCCTGTCGATGTCGATGTCGGTGACGCATGCCGACGGTACGACCGGCTCGCTCGGCTCGGCCAGCACGTCGGTGGCCGGACGGAGTCGTGAACTGCAAGTGGGTCAGGATGCGGTGATCCGGGTGGACGGTCGCGAAGTCACGCGATCGACCAACAACATCACCGACGCCATTGCCGGCGTCACGCTCTCGCTGAGCACGGCCGAACCCGGCACGGAGATCGATGTGACGATCGATCGGGACGTGAAGGGGACGGTCGACTCCGTGCAGAAGTTCGTGGACTCGTACAACGAGATCCGGAAGTTCTTCGATGAGCAGCGTCTGGGTGATGCACCGCTGTACGCCGATACGCTGTTGCGCGGTGTGGTGAGCACGTTTCAGGAAGCGCTCCGCACCGATGTGAGCAGCAACCCCACGTACAACAAGCTGACCATCGCTGGTGTGACGCTGGACCGGAACGGGATCCTGACGTTCAACCAGGACACCTTCAAGACCGCCCTCGCCGACAAGCCCAGCGAAATCGAAGCCCTCTTCGGCTTCTCGGGTGTGGGGCAGGCGTTCGTGACGGCAACCGACAACGCGACGCAGTTCGGCGTCGGGACGATCAGCGCGCAGCTGAAGAACATCAATCAGAACACGATTCTGCTGAAAAAGCGCGAGGCCGATGCGCAGAAGCGCATTGAACTCAAGCGCGAACAGCTCGTGGCGCAGTTCACGCGTATGGAAGAAGCGATGAGCCGTCTCACGTCGCAGAGCAGCTCGCTGCTTTCCAGTGTAAAGGGACTTCAGGGCAACGGGTAA